The genomic segment TAGATGCTTATATTCCCGAAGACTATATACCTGATTCAAAACAGAAGATAGAAATCTATAAAAAAATTTCTGGAATTATGAATTTAACTGAAGTAGAAGAAGTTAAAGCTGAATTAAGGGATAGATTTGGAGCCATTCCTCAGTCGGTATTGAATTTGGTTATGATTTCTAAAATTAAAGTTTTAGCTTTAAATCTGGATGTTAAAAGCATTGAAAGTAAAGATGGGTTAATAATGGTTAATTTCAATACAGCAGATTATCTATCCGGACCACAGATACTAAAATTGAGTGACCAATACTCTCAACAGATTGGTTTTAAATCAGCTAAGGAACCTGTATTGAAGCTTGAAACAGAAGAAAGTGATGTCAAAATTTTAGAAATTTTGGCTGAAGTTCTGGACTACTTAATTGCTAGTCAAGATTTGAAATAATTTTTCTTTCACCTCCTGGGGTATATGTTAAATTTTACATCAATAATTAGTACTATTTAGTGGAGTTAAAGAATAAAAATATAAGATTAGCTATATACTATGTACAAATGGAAGACATTCACATGAATTATAAATTCAAGGAGGTGAAAGCTGGTTGGACAGTTATATGACAGAAGAGGCTGTTTAACCAGAAGTTATGAAAGCAACAGGAATAGTCAGGCGGATTGATGATTTAGGACGTGTAGTTATTCCTAAAGAGATTCGTAGAACTATGCGGATTCGAGAAGGCGAACCGCTAGAGATATTTGTTGATAGAGATGGAGAGGTTATTTTAAAGAAATACTCTCCTTTAGGTCAGTTGAATGAATTCGCTGAAGAATATGTTGATTCTTTACATGAAGTTACCGGGTATATAGCCTGTGTTTTAGACCGGGATGTAGTAGTTGCAGTTGCTGGTGCTCCTGATAAGAAGTTTCTGGATAAACCGGTTAGTCAGGCTGCAGAAGAGGTTATGGATAAACAGGAAACAGTAATTATTGAAGATCCTGGAGCCCATTCTTTTTGTGAAGGCTGCCTTGAAGATGATGAGGATTGTAAATTCAGTGTACAGGTTTTAGCTCCAGTTATCTCTTTAGAAGGCAAATCAATTGGTGCTGTTGTTTTAAGTTCTCAAGAACTTGATGATACAATGGGAGATTTAGAAGTTAAACTGGCAAATACTGCGGCTGGTTTTTTGGCCAGACAGATGGAGGATTAATTATTACTTAAGGTGAGTCAGTTTGTGGCTCACCTTTTTTCTTGATTTTAAAAGGGATTTAGAATGTTTTCTTGAATATAGAATGGAGAAAGTATAGAATGTTAGAGTAAGATAAGAAAGGGAGTCAATTGATGGCTGAAAATAGAAAACAAGGCTTTTTACAGGGGGCTTTGATTTTAACCATAGCAGCCTTTATTAGTAAAGCAATGGGGCTGGTTTATCGTATTTTATTAACTCGTTTAATTGGTAAAGAGGGAATCGGCCTCTATCAGATGGCTTATCCTATTTATACAATTATTTTAGTGATTTCCAGGTCGGGAATTCCAGTAGCGATTTCTAAATTGGTAGCTGAAAAGGTAGCAGAAGATAATCGAAAGAGTGCATACAGAATATTCCGAGTGGCTTTAAGTATCAGTTTTATTTTGGGTTTGGTATTTTCAGCAGGCTTAATTATTGCTGCTAAACCTTTAGCCCAGAATGTATTACGGGATGCGAGGGCTTTTTATTCTGTCTTAGCTATTGCTCCAGCTGTATTTTTTGTTTCAATAATGGCTTCTTACCGCGGCTTCTTTCAAGGCTTGCAGACTATGACACCGACGGCTATTTCACAGGTAGTAGAACAGCTAGTGAGAATGAGCACTATGCTGCTTTTAGCTTACTTATTATTATCCAAAGGAGTCGAGTTTGCTGCTGGTGGTGCAGCTTTTGGAGCAGTGACAGGTGCAGTTGCAGGCCTGACAGTACTGCTTTATATCTATTATAAGAATAAACAGGAAGTAGATGAATTTGCTGTAAGTGGTCCTGGAGATAATCTACCAGTACATAGAATATTACAGCGGCTTGCTTCTCTGGCTATTCCGGTTACCTTAGGTGCTTTAGTACTGCCGTTAATGCAGTTTATCGATGCTACACTTATTCCCTGGCGGCTTCAGGTGGCAGGTTTTAGTATTTCAGAAGCAACAGGATTATACGGCAATTTTGCTGGAATGGCTATGGTGCTAGTTAATTTTCCAACTATTATTACTGTTTCCCTAGCAGCCAGTTTGGTGCCGACAATTTCAGAGGCTTTTTCTTTAGGAGAGGATAGATTGATTAAGATTCGAACCCAGTCTGCATTAAGACTAACAGTCTTTATTTGTCTACCAGCAGCAGCAGGTCTTTTTTTACTGGCTACGCCTCTCAGCCAGATGTTATTTGCTCAGCCGGAAGCAGGGATTCCGCTGCGTTATGTATCTTGGGGAGTTATATTTGTCTGTCTCCAGCAGACTAGCTCCAGCATCTTACAGGGGATCGGTAAAACGGTTATTCCCGCCCGAAATCTATTTTTAGGAGGAGCTTTAAATGCTGTATTGAATTATTTTTTAACGGCTATACCCAGCATTGGTATCAGAGGTGCAGCTGTAGCTACTGCGTCTGGTTTCTGTTTAGCTGCTCTTTTAAATTTATTATCAATTGCCCTCTTGATTGGTTATGACTATAATTATCGTGATATGTTATTAAAGCCTATTTTAGCTGTAGTAGTTATGAGTCTGTTAGTAAAGCTCTCTTATAGTCAAGGAATAACTCTGTTACAGAATAATACCCTTTCTACTTTAGGGGCAGTCGTAGTAGGAGCAGTAGTTTATAGCTTAATTCTATTAATAACAGGAGCAGTAAAGGAGAAGGATCTTAAATTAATTCCTAAGATAGGAGATAGATTAGCAGATATTTTACTTAAACTTGGATTAGTGAGGGGATAGTATGCCAGAACCAGAATTAAAAGGATTAAAGATAATAGGCTTAGGTTATAAAGGAGTAGATGATTTAACGTTAAAGGCTTATAAGGAACTTAAGAAGGTAGACAAGCTGTTAGTGAGAACAGATAAGCATCCTGTTATTCCGCATTTTAAAGAAGAAGGAATAGATGTTATATCCTTTGATAATCTATTAGAGAAAGACCTGGATTCTGATCAGATAGTCAATAGTATCGCTGAGCAGATTAGGGGTTATTTAGATAAAAATATAGAAGTAGACTATGCTGTTCCCGGCAGCCCTTTAGTAGGTGATGAGTCAGTTAATCGACTGGTGGCTAAGCTACCTGATGATAGAATAGAGGTCCTACCAGGACTAGACTCTTTTGGCTTGTTGAAAAGAAAGTTTAATTTTGATTCTAATGGCCTACAGATTATGGACAGTTTAGCATTTAGAGTTGAAGATATAGATACTGACCAGAGTCTAGTTTTAACTAATATCAGTAATCAGAAAGCAGCTTCTAGATTACAAGAAGGCTTATTAGAGGTTTATCCGGCTGATTATTCTATTCAGATAATTGAAGTAGGTAAAGATTATCTAACAGAAAGCCGTAAACTTCTACTTCGTAATTTGGATAAGTTAAAAGAAGTTGACCAGTTAATTAATCTTTATATTCCAGCTTTATCAGAGAAAACAGAGGTAGATTTAGATAGGCTAGGAAGTCTGGATACATTAGTTAAAGTGGTAGCTAAATTGAGAAGTCCTGAGGGATGCCCCTGGGATTTAGAGCAGACACATTATTCTTTGCGGCCGCATTTAATTGAAGAGACCTATGAAGTTTTAGAAAGTATAGAACTTAATGATTCTGCTGGATTATGTGAGGAATTAGGTGATCTGTTATTACATGTTGTTTTTCATGCTCAACTGGCAGAAGAGACAGGAGATTTTACTATAGAGGATGTAATCAGCAGTATTTCAGAAAAAATGATCAGGCGCCATCCTCATGTTTTTGGAACGAAGGAACTATCGACTTCCGATGAAGTAATAAAGAAGTGGGAAGAGATAAAGGCAACAGAAAAGAATCATAAAGAGAATGAATCCCTTCTGGATATTACCAGAGGCCTTCCGGCATTGATGGGGGCCCAGGAGATTCAATCTAAAGCTGCAGAGATTGGATTTGATTGGACAGATATAGATGGTGCAGTCGATAAGTTAAAAGAAGAGTTAGAAGAATTCCAAGAAGCTTTAATGTTTGAGCAGAAGGACTTAGTCAAAGAAGAGTTAGGGGATTTACTGTTTGCTGTAGTTAATGTTAGTAGATTTCTGGATTTAGATTCAGAGCTGACTTTACATGATGCTTGTTGTAAATTTAAAGCTAGATTTCAATATATGGAGAAGCTGGCAGATGATAAGTTAAGTGGAATGTCCTTAACTGAATTAGAAGAATTGTGGCAGAAAGCTAAAGTTAAATTAGAGGAGGAAAAAATTAATGAAAGATTTGAATAAAAAATTAACAATAGTAATTATTTTGGTATTAAGCAGTCTTTTAGTTGTTGCTAGTCCTGTTTTAGCTGCTTTTGATATAGAAGCTGAATCAGCCATCTTGATGGAAGCTGAAACAGGGCAGGTTTTGTTTACTAAGAATGTTACCGAGGAACTGCCTCCAGCTAGTATAACTAAGATCATGACTTTGCTTTTGGCTATGGAGGCTATAGATTCTGGACAGATGAATTTAGATGATACAGTAATAGCCAGTGAATTTGCTTCTTCTATGGGCGGTTCTCAGATATATCTAGCTCCTAAAGAAAAGATGAAAGTAGAGACGCTTTTAGAATCAATAGCTATTGCTTCGGCTAATGATGCCTGTGTGGCTCTTGGTGAGCATATAGCTGGAAGTTATCAAAACTTTATTAAAATGATGAATGAGAGGGCTTCTGAATTAGGCTTGAAAGATACAAACTTTATTAACAGTACAGGGCTGCCTACAGATGATGGGGCTCATTACAGCAGTGCCCGGGATATAGCCATTATGTCCAGAGAATTAATTAATAAACATCCTAAAGTATTGGACTGGACAAGTATCTGGATAGATAAGATTCGAAATGGAGAATTTACTCTTTATAATACTAATGATTTAATCAATTATTATCCAGGAGCTGATGGATTAAAGACTGGCTGGACAGATAAAGCCGGTTATTGTCTAGCAGCTACGGCTAAACGGGATGGAATGCGGTTGATTTCAGTTGTAATGAAGACAGATAGTGAAGAAGCTAGAATGGAGGAATCGGCTAAGTTACTGAACTATGGTTTCAGTCGGTTTGATTTAAAGAAGGTAGTCAAACAGGGAGAAGATGTTGGTAAGATAGAAGTAAAAGAGGGGGAAGAGTTAGAAGTTAAAGTGGAAACAGCTGAAGATTTAAAACTTGTATTGAAGTCTAACGCTGAAGATTTAGAACGGGAAATTGAATTAGAAAAAGAAGTAACAGCTCCAATTGAGAAGGGAGAAATAGTAGGTAAATTAATTATTAAGCAGGCTGATAAAGAGTTAGGAAGTGTAGATTTAGCTGCAGCTGAGAATGTTAAGCGGGCAGATCTTTTAACTAGGCTATGGAGAATGATAAGAGACTTTATATTAGGTTTTTTTAAATAATTCAATGTATATTCCCTCCTGATTAGAGATAGATTAAGCATAAAGAAGGAGGTTTTAAATTGGATTTTTTGCGCCAATTAAAATTTAACCGACTGCTAATTGTGAGTTTGATTATAGCAGCAATGGTAGTAGGTAGCAGCTGTACTCAACAACAGCAGCAGGAAGTAGAAAAGATTGATGAACCTACTATTGAGGTAGTTACAGAGAATGGAGAGACTAAAAGTTTAAATATGGAAGAGTATGTAGCCGGGGTAGTAGCTGGAGAAATGAAGCCTAATTGGTCGCAGAATGCCTATGGAGCCCAGGCAATAATTGCCCGCACTTTCGCTTTGAAACTGCTTAAGGATGAAGGGACTAATCAAATCAGCGGTGAGCATGAGAAAGCACAGGCCTATCGGCCGCAAAATATTACTGATGAAATCAGACAGGCAGTAGAGAAAACAAGAGGAGAGGTAGTTACTCATAAGGGAGAATACATTAAAGGCTGGTTTCATTCCAGTGCTGCCGGTCAGACAACTACTGCTAAAGTAGGTTTAGCCTATGATAAACCAGAACCGGAATACATTACCAGTGTAGAGTCGCCAGACCAGCATGCTCCTGAGGATGTAAAGTCTTGGATAGTAACTCTCCCTCAAAGTGCTATTTTAAATGTATTAAAAGAAATTAAAGGTGTCCAAGCAAGCAAAGTAGAGAATATAACAATAGATGATAAAGATGAGACTGGACGTGCTATTGGTCTAACAATAAATTATGGAAATGGTAGTGAAACGATCAAAGCTGCTAAGTTCAGAACTTCTATTGGTCCTGATGAGTTGAAGTCTACTTTGATAGAAAGTATAGAAGAAACAGATAATGGATTTATCTTTAAAGGAAGCGGCTATGGTCACGGTGTTGGCATGAGCCAGTGGGGGGCATATGCTTTAGCTAAAGAGGGACAGAGTCCCGAAGATATTATTAAACATTACTTTACAAATATTGAGATTATCAAGAAGTGGAATTAATTCCACTTCTTTTTTTTTTGGAGGTAGAAGCCTTAAGTCATAGACTTTCACTTAATAACATAGATATAGAGTAAGGAGTTATCTAGAAGGAGGATAGATATGAGTAAACATCAGGTAAGAATGGATAATAGAGAGTTATTGGAGATTGAAGGGGTAATAGAAGTTATTAATTTCAGTGATGAACAGATATCTTTGGCTACAGAGTTAGGCCCCTTACTAATTTTAGGAGAAGATTTAAATATACAGCAGTTGAATTTGGATAATGGAGAATTAATAGTAGATGGTTATATTAATGGCTTGGACTATTCTCAAGATGATAATGGTGATGGCATTCTCAGTAATCTATTTAAGTAATAGTAGCTATTCTTAGTAGAGGTGAATTTCTGTGGTTTCACTGGAGATGCAGATTAAGACTTTCATATACATGGTACTTCTAGGCCATCTGTTAGCCTTGCTATTTGATTTTTATCGTGTGCTAAGAAGCTTTGGTTATATAAATGATATGGCTACTGCAGCAATTGATTTTATTTTTGCTTTTTTAGGTGCTGGAGTAACCTTTTTTATTCTTCTTAACAGTAATTTTGGCCAGATAAGATTTTATATTTTTGTTGGATTAGTTCTGGGGATTATAGTCTATCATCAGTTATTTAGCTGTTTGATAATAAGAGTGATGAGAGTAACTTTAGAGGCTATTATCAAATTAATAACAAAGATAATAAACTTAAGCACTAAGTTATTTAGGCCGGTCAAAGATTTATTAATTAAATTAAAGAATTTAATTGATGGATTTAAATTTTATAGTTAAATAAAATATAATAGACAGGAGATTGGAATTATACCTAGAAACTCATAAACATCAAAGTTAATTAAGCAAACAGGAGGCAGAAATCATGCCGAATAGAAAGATAATTAATTTTATCAAGCAATTAATTACTTCCAAAAAAATTATGGTGGTTATATTAATTATATTAATTACAGCTGTGTATAGTTTTTTTCGCGTTAGTACTAGAGTGAAAAATATGAAACAAAGATTGAATAGCTTAAAGGCAGAAGCTGAAAATTTAGATAAAGAAGTTAAGGTTTTAGATAAGAGGCTACAGCATGTTAATTCGAAAGAATTTATAGAAGAAGTAGCTAGAAAAGAATTAGGGCTAGTAAAACCGGGAGAAGCTCTGTATATAGTAGTTGAAGAAGAAACTGGAGGTCAGGAGAATGAATCAAGCAAGAATCAATGAAAAATTAGCAGCTGAATTGAATTTAGCAGTTAAGCAGGTAAGGAATACAGTTGAGCTATTGGATGAAGGAAATACAATTCCCTTTATTGCTAGATATCGAAAGGAAGCAACTGGCAGTTTAGATGAAACAGAGCTTAGAGAACTAGATGAAAAGCTGGAATATCTACGTAATTTAGCTGAACGAAAAGAGAAGGTTATTGAATTAATAGATGATCAGGATAAATTAACAGCTGAGTTAGAAGAAAAGATTAGTCAGGCTTCTAAACTGCAGACAGTAGAAGATCTCTATCGGCCTTACCGCCAAAAACGAAAGACAAGAGCAGCAAAGGCAAAGGATAAAGGACTAGAGCCTTTAGCTGAATTATTCTTAGCCCAAAAGCTCGAGAGCGGTTCAATCAAAGAGTTAGCCGAAGATTATCTGAATCCTGAAGAAGAATTAACAGAGATAGAAGATGTTCTGCAGGGAACAAGGGATATCATTGCAGAATATGTGGCTGATAAGCCGGAGGTGCGGCAGGTAGCAAGAAGAATGACCTTTGATAAAGGGAGTATTACTTCAGAGGTCAAAGAGGATGAAGATGATAATTATCGGGATTACCATGAGTATCAGGAGGAGGTAGAAGAGGTAGATCCCTATCAAACATTGGCTCTGAATCGCGGAGAAGATGAAGAGGCTCTACAGGTTAAGGTTGAGGCTCCGGATGAAGATATTATTAGAAAGATTAAAGAGATGATAATTGAAAATCAGGCTACTATCTTTTTAGAAGAGATTGAAGAGGCAATTGAAGATGGTTATCAACGTCTGGTTGCTCCTGCCATTGGCCGTGAAGTGAGAAATAAATTAACTGATGAGGCTGAAGAACATGCTATTAATATATTTGCTGATAATTTGAAAACACTTCTGCTTCAGCCGCCAGTGAGGGATAAAAGAGTCTTAGGTATTGATCCTGGTTTCAGAACCGGATCCAAAGTAGCAGTGGTTGATGAAATCGGAAACTTATTGGCGACAGCAGCTATCTACCCTCATCCGCCGCAGAAGAAGGTGAGCGAGGCCAAAGAGCAGCTTGAAGAATTAATAACCGAGTATAATGTTGATTTAATTGCTATTGGAAATGGGACAGCCTGTCGGGAGACCGAAGAGTTAGCGGCTGAGATTATTAAAGAGTCTGAATTGGACTTGCATTATGTAATTGTTAATGAAGCCGGGGCTTCGGTTTATTCAGCATCTGAGGTAGCCCAGGATGAGTTTCCCAAGTTAGATGTTTCGCTGCGGGGCACAGTTTCCATAGCCAGAAGGCTGCAGGACCCGCTGGCTGAATTGGTCAAGATTGATTCTAAGCATTTAGGAGTAGGGATGTATCAACATGATCTTAATCAGGGTGAATTGGATGAAGCCTTAGAAACAGTAGTTGAGTCTGTAGTAAATTATGTTGGAGTTGATTTGAATACAGCTTCTACTTCTCTGTTAGGGTATGTAGCAGGAGTTAATAAAACAGTAGCCAATAATATCGTTCAGTGGAGGGAAGAGAATGGTAAGTTTAGCAGTCGAGATCAACTGAAGGATGTTTATGGGATTGGGCCTAAAACCTTTACCCAGGCAGCAGGATTCTTAAGAATTTTTGATGGAGAGGATAAGTTAGCAGCGACAGCAATCCATCCCGAATCCTATTCTGCTGCTAGAAAATTATTAAAGGAAACTGGATTTAAACTTAAAGATTTAGACTTTAAAGAGAATCAAGACTTGAAAGAAAGATTAAATAACCTAAATCTTAAAGAATTAACAGATAAGATAGGAGTAGGTTTTCCTACTTTATTGGATATTAAAAAGAATTTGGTCAAGCCTGGTAGAGATCCAAGAGAAGAAATGTCTAAACCTGTATTTAAACAGGAAGTAATGAGCTGGGATGATCTAAAGTCCGGTATGATTCTGCAGGGCGAGATAAGGAATGTAGTTGATTTTGGAGCCTTTGTGGATATTGGTGTCAAAGAGGATGGTTTGGTACATATCTCTGAAATGAGTTCAGAGTATGTTGAAGATCCTTTTGAGGTAGTAAAGGTAGGTGATGTAGTTAAAATCAAGATTTTAGAGATTGATTCAGCCAGAAAGCGAATAGCATTGACAATGAATTTTTAACTTAACTGCATTTGACAATAAGTTTAATATGAGGTATAATATCATTAATTAGTGTTAGTCTATCTACACTTAGAAAATCTTTAAGAGGAGGAATTTGTAAGGTATGTCAGTTGAAGTTGGCAGCGTTGTAGAAGGAAAAGTGAGCGGGATTACAAATTTCGGAGCTTTTGTTGAGCTGTCTGGAGGTGAAACCGGACTTATTCATATTTCAGAAATAGCCGATACCTATGTTAAGGATGTTAATGATTATTTAGAGATGAATGAAGAGATTGAGGTAAAGGTTATTTCAATAGATGATGACGGTAAAATCGGTTTATCCCTTAAACAGTTAGAGGGAGAAGATAGAAAACCAAAGATGTCTTTTGAAAAGCAGATGAAGAAGTTTATAGAAGAAAGCGACGAAAAGCAGAAGCAGTTGAAGAAGAGTATTGAATCTAAACGTGGCGGTGGTTCGCGTTACTAATATATGAGTTCATAGAATTTAGCTGTTGAAAATTTTAATCACATGTATATAATATTAATTGTTAAACGAGCTATTTAAAAGATAGCATACGAGGTAACTCGTAGCCCTATTGTTTTTACAATAGGGATGGGCGTAACTTTGTCAGACGAACCTGTTACTTTCTTAATCGTGAATTACCAATTTGTGCGATTAAGAAGGTGCAAAACTTGCTAATACTTTTAGGATATGCTGAGCATATCTGAACTTAGCAAGTTCGGTACTTTAGTGCCGAGAAGCTGACACTGTAATTTTATATCTGTTAATTAGCACCCTCTATTTTTAGGGGGTGTTTTTTATATTTTAATATCATTTTTTCTATTAATTAAAATTTTGTTAACTTAAAGATTACCTAGATTTAATGCCTATTTAATCTAAATTTAACATTGATATGTTATCGTATAGATGTAGCAAATAAAACTAAACTTATTAAGGGGGAAAATTAATGTTTAATTCACGTAACTTAGTAATTCTATCGGTATTATTAATGGTATGTATGATGTCAGTTGGTGTAGCTTCTGCAAGTGATACGCTAAGTGTTCAGGGGTCTTCTACTGTATTACCTATTGCTCAGAGAGCAGCAGAGGTTTATATGGATCAGAATCCAGGAGTTAATATTACAGTTAGAGGTGGCGGTTCTGGTAATGGTATTGCAGCTTTAGTTGATGGAGCTGTTGATGTTGCAGATGCTTCTCGATTCATCAAGCCAGGCGAGCTTAAACAGGCAGAGGATAATGGAATCTATCCTGTACCACATAGAGTAGCAATGGACGGAATTGCTGCTGTTGTTCATCCAAGTAATTCTGTTGATGAATTAACACTAGATGAGATTAAAGCTATCTATACTGGTGAAATTACTAATTGGAAAGAACTAGGCGGAAATGATGAGAGAATCGTTGTTGTATCTCGTGACTCTAGCTCTGGAACATTTGAAGTATTTGGAGAGATTGCTCTTGAAGGTGAAAGAGTAACTCCTAGTGCATTGATGCAGGCTTCTAATGGAGCTGTAGCAAGTGTAGTTGCTGATAATGAAAATGCAATCGGTTATGTAGGTTTAGGATACTTATCTGATAATCTTAAAGCTGTTAAGGTTAATGGTGTCAAGCCGACTAATGCTACTGTAGCTAGCGGTAAGTTTCCAATTGCTCGTCCGCTATTCATGTTTACTGACGGCTGGCCAGAAGGCTTAACTGCTAAGTTCATTAACTTTGTTTTAAGTTCAAAAGGACAAGAAATTGCTGAAAATCAAGGTTATGTTCCGCTTCACTAAGAGAAAACTTCTAATTTGATAAATATTTGGTTCTGATATAGAAGGGAGAGGATCCTCCCTTCTATATCTATTAATTAATCAGCAAGCTGGAGGTGGAAGTTAGTGCACTGGAAGACTAAAGAAAAGATAATTAAAGTAGTTCTCTTTATATTTGCTCTATCATCAATATTATTCTTAACAGGAATAGTAATTACATTATTTAATGAAGGTCTTCCTATCTTTGAGAAGGTAGGAATTTTGGAATTTGTGTTTGGTAAAGAATGGTATCCAACCTATGATCCACCTGGTTTTGGGATTTTTCCTCTGCTTAGTGCTTCTTTAGTGGTTACTTTTGGGGCTATGATAGTTTCTGTGCCGATAGGAATTGCATCTGCTGTTGTTATTTCTTATATTTTACCGCCTAAAGTAAAGAATATAGTTAAGCCATTACTTGAGTTATTGGCTGGAATACCATCAGTGATTTATGGATTATTTGGAATGAAGATGTTAGGTCCATTCTTAAAAAATGTTTTTGATCTGCCCACGGGATTAAATGGATTTACTGCTTCGATCATGTTGGGTATTATGGCGCTGCCGATTATAGTTAGCTTAGCTGAAGATGCTATTTGTTCAGTTCCTAAAAGTTTTAGAAATGCTTCTTTAGCTTTAGGTGCTACTAAATGGGAAACAATTAGTCGAGTTATCTTACCTACAGCTTCATCAGGAATAGTGACAGCAGTTATTTTAGGAATGGGTAGAGCTATAGGCGAGACTATGACTGTTTTGATGGTAGCCGGTGGTTCGGCAGTTATTCCTAAAGATATATTAATGCCTGTGCGACCAATGACTGCTAGTATAGCTGCTGAGATGGGAGAAGCCCCAGTAGGTAGTGATCATTATCATGCATTGTTTGGAATCGGTATTGTACTTTTCTTCATCACACTTTTGTTTAATATTATAGCGGATATTGCTTCACAGCAGTTTAAGGAGAAGGTGAGTGGATAATGGAGAGTGATAAATCTATCAAGAATGACGGCGTATTAAATCAAAATAAACTGAAGATTAGTGATAAGAGTATTGATTTTCGCCATTTGAAACAGAAATTAGTTTTTGGATTATTAGGTTCAACTTTAGTCTTATCTTTGGGAATATTAGTCTTAATTATCTACTTTGTATTTAGTAAAGGTCTCAGTGTTATAAGCTGGACGTTTATTTCTGAGATGCCTAAAAATGGTATGACTGAAGGAGGTATTTTCCCAGCATTATTAGGGTCTTTTTACTTAATTGTTGGGTCTATAAGCTTTGCTACTCCACTAGGAGTCTTATCTGCTATATATATGACTGAATATGCTGAGGAAGGAAAGATAATCCGGATTATTAGGATTGGAGTTAATAATTTAGCCGGAGTACCATCAGTAGTCTTTGGACTGTTTGGTTTAGCTGTCTTTGTTAAATTCTTCAACTTTGGTGTCTCTGTTTTATCGGGGGCTTTGACATTAGGAATTGTTATCTTACCGACAATTATTAGAGCTTCGGAGGAGTCATTAATGGCAGTTCCTGATGAATATAGAGAAGCTTCA from the Acetohalobium arabaticum DSM 5501 genome contains:
- the spoVT gene encoding stage V sporulation protein T encodes the protein MKATGIVRRIDDLGRVVIPKEIRRTMRIREGEPLEIFVDRDGEVILKKYSPLGQLNEFAEEYVDSLHEVTGYIACVLDRDVVVAVAGAPDKKFLDKPVSQAAEEVMDKQETVIIEDPGAHSFCEGCLEDDEDCKFSVQVLAPVISLEGKSIGAVVLSSQELDDTMGDLEVKLANTAAGFLARQMED
- the spoVB gene encoding stage V sporulation protein B, with translation MAENRKQGFLQGALILTIAAFISKAMGLVYRILLTRLIGKEGIGLYQMAYPIYTIILVISRSGIPVAISKLVAEKVAEDNRKSAYRIFRVALSISFILGLVFSAGLIIAAKPLAQNVLRDARAFYSVLAIAPAVFFVSIMASYRGFFQGLQTMTPTAISQVVEQLVRMSTMLLLAYLLLSKGVEFAAGGAAFGAVTGAVAGLTVLLYIYYKNKQEVDEFAVSGPGDNLPVHRILQRLASLAIPVTLGALVLPLMQFIDATLIPWRLQVAGFSISEATGLYGNFAGMAMVLVNFPTIITVSLAASLVPTISEAFSLGEDRLIKIRTQSALRLTVFICLPAAAGLFLLATPLSQMLFAQPEAGIPLRYVSWGVIFVCLQQTSSSILQGIGKTVIPARNLFLGGALNAVLNYFLTAIPSIGIRGAAVATASGFCLAALLNLLSIALLIGYDYNYRDMLLKPILAVVVMSLLVKLSYSQGITLLQNNTLSTLGAVVVGAVVYSLILLITGAVKEKDLKLIPKIGDRLADILLKLGLVRG
- the mazG gene encoding nucleoside triphosphate pyrophosphohydrolase; this translates as MPEPELKGLKIIGLGYKGVDDLTLKAYKELKKVDKLLVRTDKHPVIPHFKEEGIDVISFDNLLEKDLDSDQIVNSIAEQIRGYLDKNIEVDYAVPGSPLVGDESVNRLVAKLPDDRIEVLPGLDSFGLLKRKFNFDSNGLQIMDSLAFRVEDIDTDQSLVLTNISNQKAASRLQEGLLEVYPADYSIQIIEVGKDYLTESRKLLLRNLDKLKEVDQLINLYIPALSEKTEVDLDRLGSLDTLVKVVAKLRSPEGCPWDLEQTHYSLRPHLIEETYEVLESIELNDSAGLCEELGDLLLHVVFHAQLAEETGDFTIEDVISSISEKMIRRHPHVFGTKELSTSDEVIKKWEEIKATEKNHKENESLLDITRGLPALMGAQEIQSKAAEIGFDWTDIDGAVDKLKEELEEFQEALMFEQKDLVKEELGDLLFAVVNVSRFLDLDSELTLHDACCKFKARFQYMEKLADDKLSGMSLTELEELWQKAKVKLEEEKINERFE
- a CDS encoding D-alanyl-D-alanine carboxypeptidase family protein, producing the protein MKDLNKKLTIVIILVLSSLLVVASPVLAAFDIEAESAILMEAETGQVLFTKNVTEELPPASITKIMTLLLAMEAIDSGQMNLDDTVIASEFASSMGGSQIYLAPKEKMKVETLLESIAIASANDACVALGEHIAGSYQNFIKMMNERASELGLKDTNFINSTGLPTDDGAHYSSARDIAIMSRELINKHPKVLDWTSIWIDKIRNGEFTLYNTNDLINYYPGADGLKTGWTDKAGYCLAATAKRDGMRLISVVMKTDSEEARMEESAKLLNYGFSRFDLKKVVKQGEDVGKIEVKEGEELEVKVETAEDLKLVLKSNAEDLEREIELEKEVTAPIEKGEIVGKLIIKQADKELGSVDLAAAENVKRADLLTRLWRMIRDFILGFFK
- a CDS encoding SpoIID/LytB domain-containing protein, which translates into the protein MDFLRQLKFNRLLIVSLIIAAMVVGSSCTQQQQQEVEKIDEPTIEVVTENGETKSLNMEEYVAGVVAGEMKPNWSQNAYGAQAIIARTFALKLLKDEGTNQISGEHEKAQAYRPQNITDEIRQAVEKTRGEVVTHKGEYIKGWFHSSAAGQTTTAKVGLAYDKPEPEYITSVESPDQHAPEDVKSWIVTLPQSAILNVLKEIKGVQASKVENITIDDKDETGRAIGLTINYGNGSETIKAAKFRTSIGPDELKSTLIESIEETDNGFIFKGSGYGHGVGMSQWGAYALAKEGQSPEDIIKHYFTNIEIIKKWN
- the yabP gene encoding sporulation protein YabP, which translates into the protein MSKHQVRMDNRELLEIEGVIEVINFSDEQISLATELGPLLILGEDLNIQQLNLDNGELIVDGYINGLDYSQDDNGDGILSNLFK
- the yabQ gene encoding spore cortex biosynthesis protein YabQ, with protein sequence MVSLEMQIKTFIYMVLLGHLLALLFDFYRVLRSFGYINDMATAAIDFIFAFLGAGVTFFILLNSNFGQIRFYIFVGLVLGIIVYHQLFSCLIIRVMRVTLEAIIKLITKIINLSTKLFRPVKDLLIKLKNLIDGFKFYS
- a CDS encoding FtsB family cell division protein; the encoded protein is MPNRKIINFIKQLITSKKIMVVILIILITAVYSFFRVSTRVKNMKQRLNSLKAEAENLDKEVKVLDKRLQHVNSKEFIEEVARKELGLVKPGEALYIVVEEETGGQENESSKNQ